The genomic region GCGTAACTTTTTATGGGTAGGATTATGTGTCAAAGCACAATAGTCTTCGCCGCTCGAGACGCAGCAAGTGCAGCAATTTGTCGATTTGGTTAAGGCTTTGATCATCAAGTTCTGAAATCCACTCTTGAACCGGCTTCGACTTCTTCTTGCGGTCAACCCAGCACTTGATCACTACCGGTGGCAGTTCTTTTGAGGCCAGCTTCGCTCTCCATAGTACCTATCGGCATTTGAGATATTTTACTTTAGGAAAATTTTTTCTTTAAGTAAAAAACCCACGCTGGGTGGCACCTTTTGCTGGACCTATTGAAAACTAATAGCCAAGGGATAGCCTCCAGTTTTCAATGTAACATCATGTTTTAATTATATTAAACTATATGCTAAAGTTTTTATTCGATTTGCCGATAGTAATACTATACACTTAAGAGATACACTTCGTTGGTGTATGAAAGGGGTGATATGAAGATCGAGATAAAAGAAGACAGCAAAGAAAAGGAACTGATCGAGAGAGCCGTTTCACTTTTCGGCTACAAAACTCCAACGCAGTTCATTCTAGCTGCCATCGCAAGCCAATATAGATTTGAAATAAGCAAGCAGCTAGAGATTGCTGCCAAAGCCAAGAATCAAGAACTAGCAATAGATCCCAATTACATGCCTGAATTGCACGGGCTTCAGGGGATAACAAATGGTTAAGTGGGATGTATGGGAACTGGCGCAGGATGAAGCGAGAAACAGCACAGATCCATCGCAACCAAACGATGCTACTAAGCCAAGGCGGTACTACATCATCATAAGTCCTAATGCCTACATACAAACAGCCAAGGTGGCTGTTTGTATACCGATACAAACCGTCTCCGATGGATCATGCTTCAGTGTCTTGATTCACGGCAAACCTTCAAGGGCAGGGATTCTTTACAACAGCTACGCCCGATGCACAGATTACTATACCCTCGACAAAAATCTGTTTAAAAAGCGTATGGGGCATTTAACCAAACAAGAAGCTGACAAAGTAGAAGCTGCGATCAAAGACTTTTACGAACTGATTTAAGCCAAATTTTGAATTTAGAATTTGATGTCGTTAGTGCAGAGACTGTGAATGT from Deltaproteobacteria bacterium harbors:
- a CDS encoding type II toxin-antitoxin system PemK/MazF family toxin; amino-acid sequence: MVKWDVWELAQDEARNSTDPSQPNDATKPRRYYIIISPNAYIQTAKVAVCIPIQTVSDGSCFSVLIHGKPSRAGILYNSYARCTDYYTLDKNLFKKRMGHLTKQEADKVEAAIKDFYELI
- a CDS encoding DUF1778 domain-containing protein; protein product: MKIEIKEDSKEKELIERAVSLFGYKTPTQFILAAIASQYRFEISKQLEIAAKAKNQELAIDPNYMPELHGLQGITNG